The Trichosurus vulpecula isolate mTriVul1 chromosome 3, mTriVul1.pri, whole genome shotgun sequence genome includes a window with the following:
- the LOC118843533 gene encoding pancreatic progenitor cell differentiation and proliferation factor-like: MAAIPSSGSLVATHDYYRRRLGSTSSNSSCGSAEYSGEVIPHHPGLPKSDPGHWWASFFFGKSSHPFMTTVLESPEHSGTFQVAHGTITCDLAQEAMRKRHVSEPSKTNTGPSA; encoded by the coding sequence ATGGCAGCAATCCCATCCAGCGGTTCACTTGTAGCAACCCATGACTACTACCGAAGGCGTCTGGGTTCCACTTCCAGCAACAGCTCCTGTGGAAGTGCTGAGTACTCTGGGGAAGTGATCCCCCACCATCCTGGTCTTCCCAAATCAGACCCAGGCCACTGGTGGGCAAGCTTCTTCTTCGGGAAGTCGAGTCATCCGTTCATGACAACTGTATTGGAATCCCCAGAGCACTCAGGAACTTTCCAGGTTGCTCATGGCACGATCACCTGTGACCTGGCTCAGGAGGCCATGAGGAAGCGGCATGTCAGCGAGCCCAGCAAGACCAACACTGGGCCTTCTGCATGA